Proteins encoded by one window of Blastopirellula marina:
- a CDS encoding peptidylprolyl isomerase gives MKFPHLSSSLAVLGFAICVGLLTAGCGSSDAANPPAVSINDPGSADAASQTVSTDVVGKPGKGSDFRGEEFPEVILTTTKGEIHLKLDAKKAPATVDNFLTNYISTDHYNGTIFHYVQPKGMILGGLFDSGMNPRETKSEIQNEAMNGLKNKRGTIAMSRDPSFIHSSTCQFFINCADNTSFDHIGTDDSSSFGYCVFGEVIEGMDVVDAISAVEVQSSDGFVNLPREPVQILSAHRVK, from the coding sequence ATGAAGTTCCCGCACCTATCATCATCGTTAGCTGTACTCGGTTTTGCTATTTGTGTTGGCTTGCTTACCGCTGGCTGTGGATCGTCGGATGCGGCCAATCCACCGGCGGTTAGTATCAACGACCCTGGCAGCGCAGACGCAGCGTCACAGACCGTCTCGACCGACGTGGTCGGCAAGCCAGGAAAGGGTTCCGACTTTCGTGGTGAAGAGTTCCCTGAAGTCATTCTGACGACAACCAAAGGGGAAATTCATCTGAAGTTGGATGCCAAGAAGGCTCCGGCGACGGTCGACAATTTTCTGACCAACTACATTTCGACCGATCATTACAACGGTACGATCTTTCACTACGTGCAGCCCAAGGGAATGATCCTGGGCGGGTTGTTCGACAGCGGTATGAATCCTCGTGAAACTAAGAGCGAGATTCAGAACGAGGCCATGAACGGCTTGAAGAATAAGCGGGGCACGATCGCCATGTCGCGAGATCCCAGCTTCATCCACAGTTCGACGTGCCAGTTCTTTATCAACTGCGCCGATAACACATCGTTCGATCACATTGGGACCGACGATTCCAGCAGCTTTGGCTATTGTGTGTTTGGCGAGGTGATCGAAGGGATGGACGTCGTCGATGCGATTTCGGCCGTCGAAGTCCAGTCGAGTGACGGGTTCGTCAATCTACCGCGAGAACCGGTGCAGATTCTATCGGCCCACCGCGTCAAATGA
- a CDS encoding glycosyltransferase family 2 protein — MKLSLVIPVYNEDESLDKLHEEICEVVTAHNYDVEIIFIDDGSKDESWNVVTKLVEKDSRIRGLKFRRNFGKAAGLDAGFQEAQGDVIITMDADLQDDPHEIPRFLEQLDAGYDVVSGWKQVRHDPWHKVGPSRVFNWMVSTLTGVKLHDHNCGMKCYRGEIFDEVRLYGELHRFVPVLAAAHGWKVGEIVINHRARQFGHSKYGVRRFLKGFLDLTTVAFITGYGQRPQHLLGGIGLLFFALGFLGLFGLSGWWVIDRLLGAEEPIELHKRAIFYYSIVSLLLGTQFVTVGLLAEIIRSAIAPQTKSYFISQKVGVRDEAS, encoded by the coding sequence ATGAAGCTCTCCCTGGTGATCCCTGTCTATAACGAAGACGAGAGTCTCGACAAACTGCACGAAGAGATTTGCGAAGTCGTTACGGCCCACAACTACGATGTTGAGATCATCTTCATCGACGACGGTTCGAAGGACGAGTCGTGGAACGTGGTCACGAAGCTGGTCGAGAAAGACTCGCGTATTCGCGGGCTCAAGTTTCGCCGTAACTTTGGCAAAGCGGCCGGCCTGGATGCTGGTTTTCAGGAAGCCCAAGGGGACGTGATCATCACGATGGATGCGGATCTGCAGGACGATCCGCACGAGATTCCCCGCTTTCTGGAACAACTAGACGCCGGCTACGACGTGGTTAGCGGCTGGAAGCAAGTACGGCACGATCCCTGGCATAAGGTTGGGCCGTCGCGGGTATTCAACTGGATGGTCAGTACGCTGACTGGCGTGAAGCTGCACGATCATAACTGCGGTATGAAGTGTTACCGCGGCGAGATCTTCGACGAAGTCCGCTTGTACGGCGAGCTGCATCGATTTGTGCCGGTGCTGGCCGCGGCCCATGGTTGGAAGGTCGGCGAGATCGTGATCAATCACCGAGCCCGGCAGTTCGGCCATTCGAAGTACGGGGTGCGCCGGTTCCTGAAAGGATTCCTCGACCTGACGACCGTCGCGTTCATTACTGGTTACGGGCAGCGGCCGCAGCATCTGTTGGGTGGGATTGGCCTTTTGTTCTTCGCACTCGGTTTCCTGGGGCTGTTTGGGCTTTCGGGATGGTGGGTGATCGATCGGCTGCTGGGTGCGGAAGAACCGATCGAACTACACAAGCGGGCCATCTTCTACTACTCGATCGTCTCGCTGCTGCTGGGGACGCAGTTTGTCACGGTGGGCTTGTTGGCTGAAATCATTCGTTCGGCAATTGCTCCGCAGACCAAGTCGTACTTCATCTCGCAAAAGGTAGGCGTGCGTGACGAAGCCAGCTAG